CGTCAACTCGGGCAGCAGCTCGGTCACTTCGGGGCCGATGAGGTGGGCGCCGAGAAGTTCCCCGTGGCGGCCGTCGCTGAGGATCTTCACGAAGCCCACGGGGTCGCCCAGGCCATGGGCCTTGCCGTTGGCGGTGAAGGGGAACTTCTGGACCCGGACGTCGAAGCCCTGCTCGCGCGCCTGCGCCTCGGTGAAGCCGAAACTGGCAATCTGCGGCTGGCAGTAGGTGGCCCGGGGGATCATCACATAGTCCAGTTCCATGGTCTCGGTGTCCGCGATGGTCTCGGCAGCGACGATCCCCATGGCTTCGGCCGCGTGCGCGAGCATCAGCTTCGCCGTGACGTCACCGATCGCGAAGATGTGCGGGACGCTGCTGCGGCAGCGGGCATCGACGTCCACCGCGCCGCGGTCGGTCAGTCTCACGCCGGTGTTCTCCAGGCCGTAGCCGGTCACCCGCGGCTGGAAGCCGATGGCCTGCAGCACCTTCTCGGTCTCCAGGATCTGCCGCTGGCCGCCCGTGGTGACGTGGACCCGCACCTGCTCGCCCGAATCGTCGATCGCCTCGACGCGGGTCGAGGTCAGGACGTCGATGCCCAGCTTGCGGTAGCGACGGGCGAGTTCGGCGGAGACCTCCTCGTCCTCGAGCGGGACCAGGCGGTCCAGGAACTCCACCAGCTTCACCTGCACGCCGTAGTTGTGCAGGACGTACGCGAACTCGACGCCGATCGCGCCCGCGC
The Streptomyces lunaelactis genome window above contains:
- the lpdA gene encoding dihydrolipoyl dehydrogenase, which encodes MSTHFDVVVLGAGPGGYTAAVRCAQLGLSVAVVEERYWGGVCLNVGCIPSKALLRNAELAHLFTQEAKTFGIRVEGRVSFDYHEAFARSRKVADGRVRGVHYLMKKNSITEYDGTGFFTDAHTLQVRAADGTVQTVTFGHCVLATGTTTRLLPGTSLSERVVTYEEQILSDELPGSIVIAGAGAIGVEFAYVLHNYGVQVKLVEFLDRLVPLEDEEVSAELARRYRKLGIDVLTSTRVEAIDDSGEQVRVHVTTGGQRQILETEKVLQAIGFQPRVTGYGLENTGVRLTDRGAVDVDARCRSSVPHIFAIGDVTAKLMLAHAAEAMGIVAAETIADTETMELDYVMIPRATYCQPQIASFGFTEAQAREQGFDVRVQKFPFTANGKAHGLGDPVGFVKILSDGRHGELLGAHLIGPEVTELLPELTLAQQWDLTVHEVARNVHAHPTLGEAVKEALHGLAGHMINM